The Candidatus Manganitrophaceae bacterium genome segment GGTGGAATCGGGCGGTCCACTCCGGCGATCTCAGCGAGACCGCCCACCGATGGGCGGAGGCGATTCGAACCGGACGGGCCTTCGAGACGGAATGTCGTCTTCGAGGAATCGAAGGGGGATACCGCTGGCATCTCGTCCGCGGCATCCCGGAGCGGAATCGGGACGGGGAGATCGTCGCCTGGCTCGGCACCTTCACCGACATTGAAGACCAGAAGCGAAATGAAGAAGCGCTGAAGCAGAAGACGCTGGAGGCGGAGGAAGCCAATCGGACCAAGTCGGAGTTTCTCTCCAACGTCTCTCACGAGCTCCGCACCCCGCTCAACGCCATCATCGGCTACGGCAGCCTCCTGTTGGAAGGGGCTTACGGCGATGTTACGGAAGAGGCCAAGGGACCGTTGGAAGGGGTCCAGCGTAACGCCACCGACCTGCTGTCATTGATCAACCATCTGCTCGACCTCTCCAAAATCGAATCGGGCGAGATGCCGGTGCATGTCGATACGGTCGATCTCAAATCCCTTTTGGCGGAGGTCGTCCACGATGCAAACGCACTGATCAAAGGCCGTCCGGTTGAAATGGGTTGTCATATTCCGGAAGACCTTTCGCCGATCGAGAGCGACGCCTCCAAAATCAGACAGATCATATTAAATCTCCTTTCCAATGCCGTGAAGTTTACCGAGCGGGGGAGCGTCACCCTGACCGCTTGCCATCTCGAACAAGGGATTCGGATCTCGGTCAAAGATACCGGGGTCGGCATGAAGGCCGAAGATATCCCGCGCATTTTCGAGCGATTCCAGCAGCTCGACGGCTCGCTGACCCGAAAGGCGGGAGGGACCGGGCTGGGGCTGACGATTGTGAAAAACCTCATCACCCTCCTTCAAGGCCGAATCGAAGTCGAGAGCACCGCCGGGGTTGGATCGACCTTCACCGTTTTTCTCCCGAAGAGCCTCTCTTTTCCCCTTTCCCCCAGCCAGGCCTCCCAGCTGTCCGCGTAGATTTACCTTCTTTATTTATCTCAACTCCTTCTAGAGATTATCCCGCTAACATCACCAAACCGTTATATAAATTCTAAAAATATGGAAAAGGAATATCCCTCCCGAAGACAAAATGGATTGGAATGCGGTGCGCATTCAAGCCTTCCGTCTCTATTGCTCTCTCCCTTTTCTAGAATGTGAATATAAAATCAAGTTCCGATAATACACTACGGTAATAGTACGTAAATATTTTGTTAACGGCCTGTTAAAAAGGTACCGACTGTCACATTTTCAAAAGTCGAAATTCTCTTTTGATAATCCCGACATTGACAATTCTCTCAATGTGTATTTTTTTCCAAGATTCTTAAAATTAGTTATCAAAATAACCTTGCGCTAAAACAGGATCGATGGTATTAATCATCGGTGGCAGTTGAAAGAGTCACTAAATGTAAGTTACTGCTACACGGTATTCGCATCATCTGGCTTCAAGCGCAAGAACGCGCGAACACACTATATGCCTCATTCCGGGAAATTAATTTTCGGGATGGGTTTCAGGAGGAGGGAAGTTCAAGATGAAGAAACTGATAGTCGTACTGGCTCTATTGTTGGGAACGATTGCGGGAGGACAGAGCGCCGCGAATGCGGACGAGTTGACCTTTCCACTCGATCAGCTCATCAGCCCCATTTCCATTCCCAATATCCCCCCCCAGGCTGTGGTCACCATGGCCGATGACGGAAACAAGGTCCGATTTGATATTACCAATATCTCGTCGGGCAAGCTTCAGTCACTTTTTTTCAATTTCAGTGGCGATCCCCTCGGCCATGACCCGCGTGATTTAAGGTTCAGCGACGTCATGGTCGAAGGTTCCGCGCTGGGTTCAGACGCATTCAGAACACGTCTGGCTCCGACCGACACGGCAAGAAGAGGAAATCTTTTTGTCGAAGGTGGGGGCTTTTTCGACGGAAAGCTTGTTCTGAACCGAGACTTTCTTCTCGGAAGCGGGGATACTCTCTCTTTTGATCTGGGTATCAATGGAGTGAATCTTTCTCCCAACGACTTCAACGTCAAGTCTCTGGCGGATGGATCGGGAGGGCCGACCTTTACGTTGGCTTCTCGGATCATTGGCCTAAGCGGAGGGTCCGTTTGGGTCGGTGGGTTAACACCGGTTCCACTTCCAGCCTCTTTTCTTCTCTTTGGATCGAGCCTGATCGGCTTGGCTGCCATTGCCCGAAGGAAATTGGCCGCATAACCATGCTGTTGAGAGCATCCAGACAGACTTGGATGCTCTCAACAGAGATGGGCCATCTTCTAGACAGTCATCTTTAGCGATTCAAACATTAAGTCGTGAATAAACAAAAGTTGCTGTAGAATAGCTGCGAGTCTGGTCGTTCTAAGAAGAATGATGATGCGGAGCGCAGAGATATTCAGGAGGCTGGTTTTTAGGCAATTCATGTTAATATAATCGATACAATTTTTCTCGGTGAGCAAGTTCCTCTCTTTTCCCTCTATGTAAATCTGGTGTCTTGTTGATCCTCTAACTGAAACAACTGGCATGCTCACTGAAAGTAAACCTATAAAGCGTGCGGGCAGTAGAAGATACTTCCATATCGTTAAAGAGTGATAAAAAAGCAGTAACAATTCTATTATCGTTTGATGTTTTATCAATGAGGTAATCCGTGCATGGACGCATGTATCCAATTATTTTTAGCTTAAGCATGATAATGGCAGTTGGTATCCTTGGTTATTCAAAAGAGGGTTTTCCCGGTCTCACTGAAGGGGAAGATGTCATCCTATCTGAGCATTTTGATCCGATTCAAAATCGGCAAGCTGCCGGCGCTCAAGGAAGCGGTTTAGAACTTCATGATGCCATGTTTACTCCCAGCGACAAAGGAGGACAGGCGTTACAACTCGATGCAGGGACTTACGCGACAATAAACCCTTCCAAAAGGATCAGTGCTAAGGCGGGAACCATTTCATTCTGGACCAAGCCGATTTGGGGAGAAGATAAGGGATCGCATACTTTTCTCACAATGCCCTGGGCGGATGGCAAAAAAAGTTATATGGCGATTTCATTCGGATGGTGGGAACCACAGGGACTACAACGCCTCTATTTTATTGTAAGCAACCAAGAAGGTATGCATTGTGCCGTACCATATAAGATTGATCCAGATGCCTGGATTATGATTACGGCCGTCTGGAAAAGTGGCAATGATGGCTATTGTAAGCTTTTTATAAACGGCACAAAAATCGTAGAACAAACGAAGTCCTTCTCGGGAGAATACACCAACGCTGGACCAATCTATTTAGGCTCTGATAGGGGTGCGACCGATCAGCGGGGACGGAGTGCGGTTGCACTTTTTGACGACCTTACTATCCTTGGTCGGCCGCTTTCTACGGAAGAGGTCATAAAGTCATATAAAAATGACGAAAAAAACCTGCAAACAGCCTCTGGGGGCAAATGGAAATGGCTTGAACAGGGAATCTCTATTCCCTTGGAACAAAAGAGAAATGGCCAAGGAAAACTTTTGGAGAGCCGAGTCATTTTTGATGAAGATATGCACTGGGCATTTTCCAAAAAAGCAGCCGACGACATCTTAACAAAGGTAAAGGCAGCCGGGTTCAATGTTTACATCCCTTGTGTCTGGCATGGAAACGGTACCTACTATCCGACATCTTTAGCACCCATGGATCCCAAGCTGGCATCGATCATTCCTGGTGGATATGATCCGTTAGCCTACCTCATTCAGAAGGCCCATAGTATGGGGATTGAAATACATCCCTGGTTTACGGTTGCACTAAGGCAGGGAACCCTCCTCCCGAAATTCTATGAAGAAGGAGTTCCGCAAGATGCTTATGATGTACACAAACCAGAATTTAGAAAGTTTATTACGGATCTGATGCTTGATCTTGTACAGCGCTATGACGCCGACGGAATCAACCTAGATTATATTCGAACGGTCGGCATTTGTACCTCGGATGATTGTCAGAAGGATTATCTTGAAAAAACGGGTAATAACTTTAAATTAGATTATGCGCTAAGAGGAGTCTTAGGCCCTGCCAGAGATCGTATCGAGAGGTGGCAGGATGATGCGGTCACGGACATCGTCCAAAGTTTTGTAACCAACGCAAGAAAAATGAAACCCAAATTAATTATTAGTGTTGACGGCCATCCAAAACCTCCCGATGAAAAGAGAGCTCTCGAGGGAAGAGATGAACTGAGGTGGGCCAATGAAGGTTTAATTGATGTAATCTTTGATATGGATTACAAGGAAAGGATAGATTTTGAAACGGTTGACCGGTTGCGAAAAGCTTTAAAGCAGCCTGAGAAGGTAATCGTTATGTTTGGGAACTATGATAAGCCTGACGAAAAATCGAGTGTAATACCGAGGCCAGGGGCATTGGTTGCCAAGTATGCCGCCTTTGCCCAGCACAAGTGGCCTAATAATGGCGTAGGGCTCTACATCTATAGCATGTTAAATGATGAGCAGGTAATTGCTTTAAAGAAAGGTCCCTTCGCGGAAGATGCGCTTCCGCGCTGGAGAGGTTAAAAGTGTAAGGACTTTATTCAGATGTCCTGATCTTAGATCAGATCGTTTCCGGAATTGGAAGTTTTATTTTTATTAGAGGCGGCACGGGACAAGGACAGACCATAGTGGATTCTCTTTTTCTTCTATATCTTTCTTTAATATTTTTTATAGGTCTCGCCATTATTTTTATCTCGCGGGCGGGATTGATCCTTCTGATATTATTGCCTGCGTCACAAATGCTAGGGTTCCTCGATCCTATGTCGATTGCAATCAAGGGCACATTTGATATTCATGCTTTGCTTGCGTTGATCTTAGCAGGTTCAATTTTATTTTCAATTCATCGTCTCGGAGATCTGCGACGAGCTCGACTCTTTACTCCGATGTTAATCTTGGCAGCCTTCTGGCTATTTGGCGTGATTTATCCTGTGTTACAAGGTTATTCTTCGCTATTTTATTCGTTGAAGGCTTCAAAAGAGTTTCTGATGATTTTTGCATATTTTGGTGTTTTTTTGTTTTTGCGAACAGAGAAAGATGTGAAGTGGGGTTGGTCTCTTTTATTGGCTCTGGGATTCTACTATGCCCTTCTTGAGATCATCGCACAAATTCTTGGATTGTCACTGTTAAATCACCTGGCATTTGCCTATAGAAAAGAGGCATTTATATTTTGGAAAGTCTATCTGCAATTTTGGCCGGTGATTTTAATAGCGCTCCTCCACAGCTATTACGAATCCGTTTATGGTCTCGGAGGAGCTTACCTGCGTACCGCGGTCGGGTTTATCGGGTTGCTGCTCACTTTTTTCCGTTCTTACTTACTAGCGACTGTATCAGTTATTCCTTGTATGCTTTTACTTTCGAAACAGGGGTTGGACAAAACCTTTTGGAAGAGCTTTGCCCTGGTAGGCACGGCCGGCGCTGCTCTTCTGACTGTTGGGATCACTATGGGAAATGGACTTGATAAGATAGAGGGTATCTCAGACGAATTCGTTTTCTCCGGTGTTACTGAACTCGCCACTAATTCAGGTGGTGCCTTGGTCGGCAGAGAAGTTTTTGCAAGGCCGCGAAGAAAGATCATTGATAAAAGCCCATATCTGGGATATGGATTTATCGATAAGGAGTCAAAATACGGTTTAGCTGTTAAAAAGCAGGTTATAGGTGAAACGTTAGGATTTGTAGATAAAGGCGATGTAGATGTCGAAGTAAAATTCGGCTATTTGGGGGGTGCCCTTCTCTATGGGACCTTCATTTACCTTGTAGTCATCCTGTTGGGCCTTGCACGGCGGGGTTTGAATCCTCAATTTTCTGTTCGATGTCTCACAATGGCATCTACACTAGTCATCTTTCTTTTAGTACAGCCCGTACATGCGCCATTGAGCTATAGTTTTGCTTTACTGCCGCTCTGTATCGCATTGGGTCTTATCGAAAGAGAGCAGTCCCTAATTATCGTCAGTAATAAGAGGACGCTCTCATGGTGACGATGCTTCATATTCTTGAAACTCTCTCTGATTTTGGTGGTACACCGAGGAAATTACTCTATCTGACAAAGTACGCCAATCGGAATCAATGCAAATTCATTTTTCTTCTCTTCAGATCGTCTTCCTTGGACAAAGACTTCGAATCGCTGGAGAAGGAATTCACACAACATGGCGCGACGATTCTGAAATTTAATACCACTTCCTTTTTAAAACTGGCTTGGAAAATACGATTGGAAGCAATGAGACTTGAAGCCGATGTGATCTGTACCCACTATACCCGCGCTCTTGTAGCGGGGTATCTGGCGTCAAAGAGTCTAGGCCTCCCGCTGATCCACCATGAGCATAGCAGCGCTCATTATCGTAAAGGGATCGGGCGAGTGCTGGGAGGATTTTGCCTTCCCAGAGCGGAGGCCACCATTTGTAACTCGAAATACACGATGAATACGATTCAAACAGGATATCCGGGCGCTACAGGAAAATTACATGTCGTCTACAATCCGGTGGAAGAGCGTCTTGTTGGCGTGGAGCGAAGGGCATTTAGAGATCAGGTGGGGGCAAGATCAAGTGACATTTTAATCGGTCATGTCGGGGGAATGATTCCACAGCGGGACCAAAAAACATTGATCAAGGCCTTCCGTGAAATCCATTCTGAATTTACAAACACAAAATTAGTGTTGATTGGGGACGGGCCGGTCCAATCCGAGTTGAAATCCCTCGTTCAAAGTTTAGGACTAACAACAGATGTGATTTTTACCGGCTACACCCGCGATGTGGGAGAATATTTGAATGCGATTGATATCTATGTCAATCCGACCCTCGATGAAGGATTTGGAATCGCCGTCGTAGAAGCGATGTTAGCAAAGCTGCCTGTGATCTTATCCGATCAGGGGGCACACCCCGAATTAGTTTTAGAGGGGCAGAATGGATTTCTCTATCCCGGAGGGGACGCGGAGTCTCTGGCAAAAAAGGTCAAATTGCTTATTGAAAATCCTGACCAGAGAAAAAACATCGGAATAAAAGCATATGAAAGTGCAAAAACATCTTTCGCCCCATCCATCTTTGCCTCAAACTACCTTCATATAGTAGAAAGCATTTTAAAAAATTCTAAATCATCCAACCGTCCTATCCAACAGCGTGGCGCTCAATGGAGCTGACCGTACTCAAGAGAAAATTAGCCTGGGGCTCTGCCGCCGGCTTGTTCAGGGTTGGGCTGGCCATTCCGATCTATATTCTCTTAACGCCCTTTATTCTGAAGAAACTCGGCCCGGAATTGTTTGGCGTCTGGTCGCTCAACACAATTATTATCAGCTTCCTCAACCTGACAGATTTTGGTTTCAAAAACAGCCTCGTCTATTATGTCGCGAAGGAACATGAAAAACCGGCGGAGATCAATAAGCATTTTAATGCCGTATTCTGGACTTACTTTGTAATCACCCTGTTGGCATTCACGACCGTCCTCATTCTCAGGACGGTTATCGTTAGAGACTTATTGAGAATCCCGGAACACTTTCACGACGAAGCTGTCTTTGTATTGCTGATGACCATGGGTAGTTTCGGCGTCCGGTTTTTGGCCGCTCCTTACCAAGCTGTCATCGAAGGGCATCAAGAAATTTATTACTCTCATCTGATCTCATTGTTGTGGCTTCTGGTCTATTCGATAGGATCTGTTCTGGCGCTGTTGCTAAGCCCCGATGTTTATGCGCTTGGAGCAGTTATTCTCGCTGCCAATGTGGTCGTATATATCGGGTTCTATGGGTATGTCCGCCGACGGTATCCGTTTATTAAAGTTAGCCTAAAACAGATCGAGCGGGAAAAACTCAAAAGCATTTTAAAATATGGGGTCGGCATCCAAATCGCCACGCTGGTAATCGCACTCCGAGAGCCGATGTATAAAATCTTGATCGCCAGGAGTTACGGCCTCGCAAATGTAGCGACCTTCGAAATCGTCTATAAGCTCTGCACCCAACTGATCTCCGTCGTCGTCTCTCCTCTTCTCGGGGTGTCGGCCACC includes the following:
- a CDS encoding response regulator yields the protein MQKIKILLVDDHWENLIALQALLDSPLYELVSVLSGREALKKLLIEEDFALILLDVCMPDLDGLETAALIKKRPKVREIPIIFLTAINKEDRFVFEGYAIGAVDYLFKPFEPMILRSKVAVFTELYRSREQIRRQTELLRQIERREHERHLLEQELALRERYKNLADAIPQIVWFADKNGEMEACNVRWFDYTGLSEEESVGDRWNRAVHSGDLSETAHRWAEAIRTGRAFETECRLRGIEGGYRWHLVRGIPERNRDGEIVAWLGTFTDIEDQKRNEEALKQKTLEAEEANRTKSEFLSNVSHELRTPLNAIIGYGSLLLEGAYGDVTEEAKGPLEGVQRNATDLLSLINHLLDLSKIESGEMPVHVDTVDLKSLLAEVVHDANALIKGRPVEMGCHIPEDLSPIESDASKIRQIILNLLSNAVKFTERGSVTLTACHLEQGIRISVKDTGVGMKAEDIPRIFERFQQLDGSLTRKAGGTGLGLTIVKNLITLLQGRIEVESTAGVGSTFTVFLPKSLSFPLSPSQASQLSA
- a CDS encoding VPLPA-CTERM sorting domain-containing protein, producing the protein MKKLIVVLALLLGTIAGGQSAANADELTFPLDQLISPISIPNIPPQAVVTMADDGNKVRFDITNISSGKLQSLFFNFSGDPLGHDPRDLRFSDVMVEGSALGSDAFRTRLAPTDTARRGNLFVEGGGFFDGKLVLNRDFLLGSGDTLSFDLGINGVNLSPNDFNVKSLADGSGGPTFTLASRIIGLSGGSVWVGGLTPVPLPASFLLFGSSLIGLAAIARRKLAA
- a CDS encoding family 10 glycosylhydrolase, translated to MHGRMYPIIFSLSMIMAVGILGYSKEGFPGLTEGEDVILSEHFDPIQNRQAAGAQGSGLELHDAMFTPSDKGGQALQLDAGTYATINPSKRISAKAGTISFWTKPIWGEDKGSHTFLTMPWADGKKSYMAISFGWWEPQGLQRLYFIVSNQEGMHCAVPYKIDPDAWIMITAVWKSGNDGYCKLFINGTKIVEQTKSFSGEYTNAGPIYLGSDRGATDQRGRSAVALFDDLTILGRPLSTEEVIKSYKNDEKNLQTASGGKWKWLEQGISIPLEQKRNGQGKLLESRVIFDEDMHWAFSKKAADDILTKVKAAGFNVYIPCVWHGNGTYYPTSLAPMDPKLASIIPGGYDPLAYLIQKAHSMGIEIHPWFTVALRQGTLLPKFYEEGVPQDAYDVHKPEFRKFITDLMLDLVQRYDADGINLDYIRTVGICTSDDCQKDYLEKTGNNFKLDYALRGVLGPARDRIERWQDDAVTDIVQSFVTNARKMKPKLIISVDGHPKPPDEKRALEGRDELRWANEGLIDVIFDMDYKERIDFETVDRLRKALKQPEKVIVMFGNYDKPDEKSSVIPRPGALVAKYAAFAQHKWPNNGVGLYIYSMLNDEQVIALKKGPFAEDALPRWRG
- a CDS encoding glycosyltransferase family 4 protein: MVTMLHILETLSDFGGTPRKLLYLTKYANRNQCKFIFLLFRSSSLDKDFESLEKEFTQHGATILKFNTTSFLKLAWKIRLEAMRLEADVICTHYTRALVAGYLASKSLGLPLIHHEHSSAHYRKGIGRVLGGFCLPRAEATICNSKYTMNTIQTGYPGATGKLHVVYNPVEERLVGVERRAFRDQVGARSSDILIGHVGGMIPQRDQKTLIKAFREIHSEFTNTKLVLIGDGPVQSELKSLVQSLGLTTDVIFTGYTRDVGEYLNAIDIYVNPTLDEGFGIAVVEAMLAKLPVILSDQGAHPELVLEGQNGFLYPGGDAESLAKKVKLLIENPDQRKNIGIKAYESAKTSFAPSIFASNYLHIVESILKNSKSSNRPIQQRGAQWS
- a CDS encoding oligosaccharide flippase family protein, which translates into the protein MELTVLKRKLAWGSAAGLFRVGLAIPIYILLTPFILKKLGPELFGVWSLNTIIISFLNLTDFGFKNSLVYYVAKEHEKPAEINKHFNAVFWTYFVITLLAFTTVLILRTVIVRDLLRIPEHFHDEAVFVLLMTMGSFGVRFLAAPYQAVIEGHQEIYYSHLISLLWLLVYSIGSVLALLLSPDVYALGAVILAANVVVYIGFYGYVRRRYPFIKVSLKQIEREKLKSILKYGVGIQIATLVIALREPMYKILIARSYGLANVATFEIVYKLCTQLISVVVSPLLGVSATSAMLSDRKQDLEKVLRPFFGYALSILIPSALFFESFSRELINLWLGSNLLNAAEMLSIIFVAFAVYYVTETLYKAIEGSGLSSYSGAIQITTVIVHIGVFALLASYPFWSVPISILIGFLVFSLSNFFVFRWRFRDITLIRPTQILWVLIPGCLYILFQVIATKETWPFIFSAYLIAHLFCVRNAKIFDWIGMIKQFFSLKMRQRVPS